Within Actinosynnema pretiosum, the genomic segment ACGGCCCCACGCTAGGGGTGGGGGTGAGCCAGGTCACTCGCCCGTTGCGCGGTCGAGACCTAGCGGGGCGGCAGCGACTGGGTGACTTCGGCCTCCCGCACCGGAGTGGCGGAGTCCAGCCGCTCCGGCTCCACCTCGACCCGCACCCGGTGCGCGCCGGGCTCCACCCCGGACACCTCGAACTCGTGCACCCCGCCGAGCGAGCCGCCCAGCGGCACCACCGCGAGCCGCTCGCCGTCCAGGTCCACCCGCAGCTCCCGCAGCGGCAGCAGCTCGCGCGCCTGCGGGTCCAGCAGCGACACCACCAGGCGCACCCGGTCGCCGTCGCGGGCGAACCGCGTCCGCACCGGCGGCGCCGCGGGGAAGGGCGGCGACCAGGAGTCCAGGTCCGGCGCCCCGACCTCCCCGCCGGTCACCACCAGGTGCCCGGCGACCCCGGCGTCCACGGCCCCGCTCCGCAGCTCGACCGAGCCGGTGCCCGGCGGCAGGTCGGCCACGGCCAGCGCGGCCCCGCCCCCCGTGCCCACCTCGAACCCCCGGTTGACCAGCACGTCGGCCCGCACCTCCCGGCCGCCCCCGACCACCAGCAGCTCGCGCAACCCCTCCTCGGCGAAGCCCGCGAACCTGGTGGAGGTGACGCCGGACAGGTCCGCGTCGGTCGACAGCCGGGTCACGCCCGTCGCCGCGTCCACCCCGTCCAACCGCAGCGGGATCACCCGCTCCGGCGACAGCTCGGCGGGCGCGCCCGCGCTGCCGAAGGCGGTCAGCTCCACCCGGCTGTCCTGGCGCAGCACCAACCGGGGCCAGAACCGACCCGACAGGGTGATCCCGCCCAGCTCGGCCACGACCTCGCCGTCCCGCAGCGCCACCACCGACGACTCGCGCACCAGCACCTCCCAGCGGTGCCGCACCCCGGTCGAGAACGGCGCCGCCCGCTGCGAGACGGTCTGCAGGCCACCGGCCGCGCGCAGCACCGCGCTCCCGTCCCGCACGATCACGGCCACCGAGCCGGACGGCCACCGCTCGACGTCCAGCGGCCCCAGGTCCCGCCAGCGGTCGGGCACCAGCACGAGCGACAGCGCGCCGTCGCCCACCGGGCCCGCCGCCTCCAGCGCGACCCGGCCGCGCAGCCCGTCCTCCGGCCGCTCGCGCAGCACCAGCGGCGTGTTCGACTGGAGGTCCGCGGTGCGGCAGGCGGCCAGCAACCGCCCCGAGCCGCCCCGCACGCACTCGCCGGTGTGCTGCGGCACCGGGTCGCGCAGCACCCGCCACAGGTCGGGGCGCACCGACTCGGGCCCGTCGAACGCCCGCAGCGGCACGCCGGGCAGGTCCACCGGGCTCGCGGCGCCCACGCCGGGGGTGACCGCCACCTCGGCGGCGGCCGACCGGGCGCCCCGCGCGCCGACCGCCCGCACCTCCACCCGCGCCGGCGCGTCCGGGGCGAGACCGGTCAGCTCCACCTCGGGGCCGGGCACGTGCCGCACCCGGTCGCCCCACCGCACCTCGTAGCCCGCGGGCGCCCGCTCGGCGGGCACGTCCCACGACACCCGCGCGCTGGAGGCGTCCAGGGCCGCGGCCCGCAGGCCCGAGGGCGGCGGCGGAGTGGCGGACGAGGTCAGGTACCGGGCGCGCCCGGCCAGCTCCGGCTCGCCGACCGGCGCGGACAGCTCGCGCATCACCACCACGGCGCCGACCAGCAGCACCGCCGCCCCGGCTAACGCCGCGCCCCGCCGCACGTCAGAAGGTCCTCGCCAGCGCGGTCGTCCCGTCCAGCGCCACCACGCGCCCACCGCGCGCGCCCACCGCCCGCAGCGCCTCGCGGGCGTCCCGCGCGGCCAGGTCCACGGTCACCTCGGCGCCCTCGTCCGCGCGCAGCGCGTCCAGCCGCCCGCGCGCCGCGTGCCCGGCGTCGATCGTCTTCGCCAGCCCGCCCGTGGACGCCAGCGACCCGCGCGCCGCGCCCAACCGGCCCAGCGCGTCGTCCACCGCGCCCAGCAGCGCGTTCCGGTTGCCCTCGCACATCGCGCGCACCAGGTCGGGGTCGCTGCCCGCCACCCGCGTCGCGTCGCCGAACGACCCGGCGGCCAGCGCCAGCGCCAGCGGCCCGCCCTCCGCGCCCACGCTGGCCAGCACCGCCGCCAGCACGTGCGGCAGGTGCGACACCCGCGCCACCGCGACGTCGTGCTCGTCCGCGTCGGTCGGCACCACGTGCGCGCCCACCGCCAGCGCCAGCCGCACCACGTCGCCCAGCACGTCCAGGTCGCACCCGTCCTCGGCGGCCACCACCCACGCCGCGCCCCGGAACAGCGCCACGTCGCTCGCCGCCCAGCCCGACGCGGAGGTGCCCGCCATCGGGTGCCCGCCCACGTACCGGGCGGACGGCGCGCAGCGGCGCACCAGGTCGGCCACCGGGCCCTTCACGCTCACCACGTCGGTCAGCCGCACCCCGGCGGGCAGCATCCGCAGCACCCGCTCCACGGCGGGCAGCGGCACCGCCAGCACCACCAGGGCGTCCGAGCGCTGGGCGCGGGCCAGCGCCTCGGCCAGGTCGACCACGTCGAACCCGTCGGCGCGCGCCGTCCCGGCGTCCTCCTCGGACGCCGTGGCGCCCCAGGCGGTCCACCCGGCGGCCACCGCCGCCCGCAGCACCGAACCGCCGATCAACCCCAACCCGACCACGCACAGCTCACGCACGGGGACCATCCTGCCCGCACACGGTCG encodes:
- a CDS encoding fibronectin type III domain-containing protein; amino-acid sequence: MRRGAALAGAAVLLVGAVVVMRELSAPVGEPELAGRARYLTSSATPPPPSGLRAAALDASSARVSWDVPAERAPAGYEVRWGDRVRHVPGPEVELTGLAPDAPARVEVRAVGARGARSAAAEVAVTPGVGAASPVDLPGVPLRAFDGPESVRPDLWRVLRDPVPQHTGECVRGGSGRLLAACRTADLQSNTPLVLRERPEDGLRGRVALEAAGPVGDGALSLVLVPDRWRDLGPLDVERWPSGSVAVIVRDGSAVLRAAGGLQTVSQRAAPFSTGVRHRWEVLVRESSVVALRDGEVVAELGGITLSGRFWPRLVLRQDSRVELTAFGSAGAPAELSPERVIPLRLDGVDAATGVTRLSTDADLSGVTSTRFAGFAEEGLRELLVVGGGREVRADVLVNRGFEVGTGGGAALAVADLPPGTGSVELRSGAVDAGVAGHLVVTGGEVGAPDLDSWSPPFPAAPPVRTRFARDGDRVRLVVSLLDPQARELLPLRELRVDLDGERLAVVPLGGSLGGVHEFEVSGVEPGAHRVRVEVEPERLDSATPVREAEVTQSLPPR
- a CDS encoding prephenate dehydrogenase; translation: MRELCVVGLGLIGGSVLRAAVAAGWTAWGATASEEDAGTARADGFDVVDLAEALARAQRSDALVVLAVPLPAVERVLRMLPAGVRLTDVVSVKGPVADLVRRCAPSARYVGGHPMAGTSASGWAASDVALFRGAAWVVAAEDGCDLDVLGDVVRLALAVGAHVVPTDADEHDVAVARVSHLPHVLAAVLASVGAEGGPLALALAAGSFGDATRVAGSDPDLVRAMCEGNRNALLGAVDDALGRLGAARGSLASTGGLAKTIDAGHAARGRLDALRADEGAEVTVDLAARDAREALRAVGARGGRVVALDGTTALARTF